AACCTCAAATGGGTGCAAAAACtccatgcaaaaaattattttggcatgatGAGAAAGATGGTTGGCGGCAAGAAAGAGTCCTTCCAATCTTGGACTTTAGGTTTAAGTTTAATTTCAAATCAATTTAAACTCAAACttaaaccaaccaaattctaATCCAAAGAAGATCAAAAGAAGGCAACACACACCTTCTGGGTGAGAGAAATTCTATGTAAAAACCACTTTCATGAGCAAAAAAGTGAAGGGCACAGTGAAAGGTGGCGCAAGGGGTTTTCTTGTTCCATtcgaatttgaattcgaatttatttctaattaggttcttgacccaaccaaattagattagacctaattagattacctaatccaattaagtaaCAAATAGTCTCGATTaaatcttaaataaattagaagttaattgagcttgaatcaagaatcgaacacccttagcgattaggttatctcataacctaatcgggtcaaatcaaattgaatctaatttaattagatttaatctaagtcttaatacttaatcaaattgagctaattagtaatctaatcatcaatcaatcctcctataattcaccaataattagtaaattaatttattataacttttgtacaaggttaattatcaatcgaattgacgattaaaccctagaataattctcaattgttgatcagccatatgatcagtcgaaatttttttttttgagtgtgactctataggttcgaacctaagccgataataTAAGAATgaacttcttataccaatcaaagtgaccatctagcaatagtacccgacatctggatagatcgaaagattgtaaagcatcattcataaacttattggcatatagttatcgtataattcatccctttgatcctaatgcttaaggtgacctgGAGTTTAATTATCAACCCCAGAATAGTCAgtcatattgtgtctcaacctttcaaatccatcatatagattatccggaccaaagttttattgaattgaaacgcATTGATGCATtgactcctacttattcgaaagagttaattccatcttaactcacacaccaacttcataagtatttgattatatccaaaaatcttccatcattgaattaaaaattcaagtagtcctgcatcaaagcacagtgggttgtttgcaagtcaccgtggtgatctcaaatcgaagggacacttataaccttcgcgagctactcttgacagcaaaatgctcagcaattggtcacgttcaatgagatgtactcctatgtctcacttgtatgccataccagtatctctacatcatttggttatgaggacaaccaacgcatatgacacacaacgacttatgcttgataatcactatcatcctaataatagcatatcatttagtcgtgaacttaTTTTAAAGATTAAATGATAGATCCTCTTATAGCAATTAAGATAGtcataaagacttcatcacaacattggagttcattaagaagatatatactactttatgatgaaaaagctaaataataattttattaatttatcaattcatatacatttacataataagctcaaccatcaacaggttgatgattggtattgggatataatttccaacaattaTGCCATCTGAAAAGAATACCtcttcatattaaattatattagtaatatatagtattattatattcttataattaaatagatagttgagaatatgaagtgatcataagaatttgaatgaatattattttattatttaaatatttttttcagtctgatcagatttaaaaaaaaatatttttatacatcCGATCCCGCACAATATGCGGATCTTCGACTAATATTAACCATACCAAacgtatttaattttttaaataaaaaataaaaataggaattatttttttatttttgaaaataggaAAAAAGGAAAATGTTTTGGTTTTGGATTTTGGAATCGGAAAATTTGGAAAATTGCGCGGACATTTCCGTAAATCTAGTCCTTGTCCGTAGAGGTTGCCTGCGAGCCTGCGACTCCCTCCGCTTAAACCCTTCTTCCTCCTTCTCCGCTCTAGGGTTTAGTACGCAACCGTAAAACCCCTCTTTCTCTCGACCGGTTGACGATAGCCCCTTCGTCATTGCAGCAAGCAGTGGCCCAATGGCTTTCGCCCGATTCAGTTTGATCCGGCGCTTCAGTGGGGCGTCGCAACGCCTGCTGCTTCCCTCCATGTAATCAAATTTGCCTTTTACCACTCTTTTTCGTCTCAATCTACTGTTTAAATTGACAACATGTTTCTAATTTTCCTTTAAATTCTTCAGTTCTCGATGCTATCCGAGTTTCATGAATTCGGGCACGGAAGGTTGGTTTAAAATCACTGTTTCGACCATCATATGTTTTCTTCTCTTCTGTAATTCTGGATTTTTAGCAAATAGATTAGAATATTATCATTTGTTCATTTCTGggttattttatttcaaaaatgcaATTTGTTTCAAGGATTTGGTCGCCAAAGCATCATGAATAGTTCTTGCGACATTAGCAGCATTCTTGGTTGGAATTCTAGAGATTCCATAATGCTATGTTCTATGAAGGTAAAGGTGCTTGGGTGTTCCGCATTATTTTGCATGTTGaactgagaagcttgcttttctTTGCTGATTGTCTTCTTGCTTTCCAGGTCCCTGAGTTAATGGTCTATTCGAAGGGCACTAGGTCGATGTCGACTATGAAAGTTCCAGCTGGAGCACGACAGGTGGGTATTGGATTCCCATGTTTGTTTCTTCTTCACCATTTCATTATGTTGCCCTGAGCACCAGAATTTAGAAGAAGGGATGTttattttggagtgtagattgCTTACTCACTAAAAGATTCCTTTCTAAATATATTAGGAGTCGACAAGTATGGCATCTAAATCATAGTCAACTAATGGAAAGCAATGTAGTTAACTTGACCTTCACATTAACATGGAAAATAAACCAGAAAAGACAGTAGGATGGTCCCCTTCTTGTGATCTCCAGTTCTCCACCTTAACTGGGCCTTTGTTGTATAGCCTCCTTTGAGATTACATAGGGTACTCCTTGACTTTAGACATATTTACGTTGCTCTCTTTTTGTTATTATCTAGATCTCTCTGTCAACCTCATCTGAAAGGAAGGTGGCATTAGGTCTTGAAACTTATAACCACATCTATGCTGTCCTGTTGTGATTTAGAATTAACAGTACACAATACACGTATCTTCACCCATTAATTGTTGACAATGAGCATGGACTAATCTTAGTTGTTGGCTCACCCTCCTTGGACTAACCTTGTACAGGAACTCTTAGATTTTTGATGCACCTGATGTTGCACCGAAATAACACTTTTTATCCACATATCATTGCTCTTGCTTTGTATCTGTCAATCCTCATTGGTGCTATCTTTTGTGATAAAAGCCACTCATATTATTGCATTTGCACCCTATAATTTCACATTTCGCTTAGCATCATATATATGTGGTCCATGTATGCAGTGTTACTTATCACAgtctttttcaaggttctctactTCAAGCAATAGGCTTTCTTGTCATTACATTGTAACATTTCATTGTGAGCTATTAGATTATAAACTTAAATTGGTGAACAAGTTGCTACTGCTTGGTGGTGGAACCTTTTTTTTCATTGTGGTAGAGCCAGCTTCTTTTTCTATGTATTAATCTTCTGGTCCACACCTAGCAATCTAACAGTGAGGAAGTTTACGATACTGTTATTAATCCTCCTATCCTAATTGCGGTGGCATTGATGCCAAAATCTAACCAAACATCCATGTTATTGCAAGAGAATGGTTTTTTTTGGTTTTATACTATGTTGATATAAACAATTTTTTCTGATTCTACAAGCAATTTGATAAATATTCAAGTTCCATGAAGGGTTTCTCTTTTAAATTCTGCTCTAGGTATTCAAGACCAATTCATAAATGAGTTGAAATAATTTTGAGAGCTATTTGTCAAAAGTTCTCAAACTTCATAGATTAACTTAAATGGCACAGCAAGTTCTTGTAATCATGGTTTCAAAATCCTGGCAGGACATTCCATGGGATGCTATGATGGGGTACCATCCTATGTGTCGGTATAGGACAATCTTGCCATCATTCCAACATCCTGATCACTGCATCCTTGGACATCGCCCATCTTAAATGTGAGGATGGGGTGGATTAGTGGCATGAATTGTTTCAAGGAAAATTTGGAACGGCCTTGTTCTATGGGATTTGAAACCTTGCTTGTCTTGTAGTTTAGTTTGTTCAGTTGTATCCAAGGGCTGATTGAATTGTTATAGTTTCTTACATACTTATCTTTAGGATTGAAGAGTTCTCTTGTTATGAGGAAAGTTTACAAATTTCTTTTATTACTACTTGGACAAACTAAATAGCCAAAAATTTCCACAAAGGGCCAAAAATTTCCAGAAAGGGGGCTGTACTAGGTTTTTGAATTATATATCCACATTCACACCTGCTTCCTGATACTTTGACTCCTTTCTAAAGTAAAGTCCTTTTATCATTGTCGATTCATATCAGATTTAATCAATCTATTGAATAGCGATAACCTGATAACTACAAATTTCTTGTCTATCATTTTTTGGCTCCATATGTCATAACCTTTCTTTTATGTAAAACCAAGTGGGCAAACAAAATTGTTTTATGACATTCCATTGTCTTTGTTCAAGGGAAAGAAACAAGGGAAGTGAACCAGCCTAAAGTGGGAGCATATTTGTCAAGTTACATAAATAATGGAGGTCTTTATACAAGTAGGGATTCACACCTATGCTTGTTTCCTCCCACATGCATCATGTGCTCTTGATATTAGTATGTATATGAAAcaaattatattttttcttttgaaaaaagtttttctttaaaaaaaaaactccaagACTAGTATCATATTATCACCTTCATATTGTTTTGTCTAAGGGTGGGATTAGTCGGGTTGGCTCAGCTTCGGGTTAGATCAAGTAAGGACAGCAACATACAAAAACCCATCATTGATCCAACCAAACTTGAGGTCAAGGCCTCATGACCCATAACCACCAGGGGTCATTTTGGATCGCCTATTCGACCCTAATCTAACCTATTTTACAAGACTCAAACCCTGGTAGATTTAAGGTAACTTATCAAATCCAGTTTTACAATCCTTACTAGATAATCTGCAAAATGATTTAAACAGATAGTATTAAGAAAAAGACTAATCACTAAATACATTCTTTTCCAAGATCTTGACTCAACCAAACCTAAACTATATCAACCCAAATAGAACTCTACCATCATGTGGGTCGGGTCAAAGGTTGGACCCATACTGGCCCATTGAAAGTTCGGGTTAGAAAATTTGACTCAAACCTGGCCTTAACTGGAAACCTCTTGATCCATACCGGACCCAAATAGGCTCAGGTCGCATCAGGTTTTGTCACCCCAGTTTATCTACCTTTCATAGGGGTTTTATGGTAAGCATGGCTCAAATGGGTTGACTGTGGGTTTAGTgtttttatcctatttttaagtTCTATTGGGAATTAGGATTGTCAAAGCCATTTCTCACATCCATTTTCAGTTCCTCTAAATATCCGTAAATTGTAGAGGTAAATTTGTAGTGAATTCCATTATTCTTCTTTTGAGTTGATTTTAAGGTCTCCTTATAGTTAAACTGCCCATCACTAcaggatctctctctctctctctctcacacacacacacacacacacacacacagagggaGGAGGGGATTTGACTATTCATATCTGAAATTGGATGTGATTTAATTATCATGATTTTTTCGTTTTTGAGTTTATTTATTCAACGACATCTAAGACTGTACCAAAATTAGGCAATTTGACTTTTTGATGTTGATGccatttttttggaagaaaatggaAACTTTCATCGAAAAGAAGAAAATGGAAGCTTTCTGAATAAGAAAAGTTTTCTATATGAAGTTTCAGCAATCTGTTGTAAGATCGTTCCCAGGTAATTAGATTTTAATCAGCAATAATTACATGTATGACTGAACTCAACTCAGCTCAACTCAACTAGGCCTTAATACCAAACTGGTTGGCTATGTATAAACATGtaattatttttctcatgatcATATAAGCATGAAGCTTGGGAACTGATTACTTGTTCatacataatattttatatatttattaaaagaaacactAGTATATGCTCATGGTGTATATATAATGAATATAATATGCCTTTGTGGCTGTTTATTTCTTTCTGGTTTTTGTCGTGACTGGCTTCTTAATGTAAACATTGCTGCATTCTTTCATGAACTATTTTATTTCATTACTTGCACTTACCTGGAAACTCCCACTTGCATCCAAGTTGGCTGTTTGTGTCTTTTCTCTTGAACATCTAAAGATTACCCTCGGCTGTAATGACTAGTTTGCTATTATTTATTTGCGTTACTTGGATAATTTCTAATTCTGTGAAGATTGTGAATAATTGTTATTCTGTACCTTGTTACATGTCAAGCTTCAAATAGATAAAAAATGTCAAAGCAACACATGACAGCAAAATGTGCAATTATCTATATATGAGCATAGGTATCACACCTATCATTTTATAAGTCAGCTAGTATACTTTACTTATCACTATGAAGGGCATACATATCTATCCTGCTGTCATATCCTTTCTTTGCCGGTTTATCTTTTATGATATGTtaattgattaatttattttattgcaaCATACTGAAATCCTTATGACTTCTCTAGTTCAAGAAATCCAGCTAGTGTACTGAACGTTATGATTCCATATATGTAGGTGGCTTTGAAAGTGACCATGCTGAGCCCAGGATTCGTCTATGAGCCATATAAACCTCGTGAACTTATTCCCTTTTGGAAAAGGTAGATCCTTTCTTGATGTTCCTTCAATTTAAACACCTCAAATTTCAGTCATTGGAGTGTCAGGTTTGCCAAAGGCTTCGCAACCATTTTTAGCAGCCATGTTGTTGTGCACCTGATACTGTTCTAATAGAATAAGTAAGATTATGAATAACTGACCTATGTGTTTTCAAGGCCTACTCATGAAACATAATCAAAAGTTCAATTTTTTGAGTTCTTTAATTTTTGGGGCAATAGTCTGTTAGCTATATAGGGCGACTAGGTAGTATGGGCCTGATCTTCAAGGCTTCATGGTAGGCCTGTTTATCCAAACGTTGCATTGGCAAAAATTCAGCACCCAGTGCATGCTTGTGTGGTTACAGGTATTTACACCTTGACCCACACCAAGGGATCTAATTGCACAAAACATGGGCTAGTTTTTCAGGTACTGACATCTTGAGCAAGTAATCACACTAGAATCTAGACTCTGCATGGACATATAAACTCAGCATATGCAACCCCTATAAACTATTAAGGCCTTGTTAAGGATTGAAAAAACAAAGGCCTAGGAGACTATTGTCAAGAAAATATATGCTGCATAATGGATACAACTAAGTTACTTTGCCATCATTTTCTAACTAAACCAAACAAATGAATATAACTAGGGGAACAAGTCAGCTAGTGCCTTTGGTGCTTGTACAATTGTGCAAGAGTATTTCAGAAAGAAGCCAATTCTGCAGTATAGACAGTTGCTCAAGCGCCAATGAGGTTTGCATGATGTGTAAAAAAGGCTTATAAAAGTGTGACAGATCCTTAAATAGTTGTTTAAGAACCTTTTGGGCTTGCAGAAGTGCCCATTACATTTCGTTTTGATTTTAGAGGCTTGTAGGCTTTTATAACTGCACAGGAGGCTTGAATTAATGCCTGTATTTGTGACATCTTGTCCAAGTGCTTTGGGCCTAACAATTTGCACAAGGACTGTGCAACTGTCATAGAGCTACTACAGGTACCTGTGAAGCCTGTGCAAATCCCATGTCTTCCTCCGTTGCTGTTCGAGTGCTAATGAGCATGTACTGTCTCATCAATGTCTAAGTCTACACCACCTTGAGGCTGTGTATGGAAGTAGAATAAGAGGGAGCAAAAGTCATTTAACCCAGTTATTCCACCCTTTTTCAGCCAAACACTTGAGTGCTTGGGTTAAACAAGTTTTTCTGAAAAGTTGGTGTGCAACTTTTTTCCTTTCAAACCCTTATACCCCCATAAAGAGGAGTAAATTAACCCATTTACACTGGCTTTACTTGTTCTGCTTCCAAACACAGCCTAAAGCGGGTATGGACATGCAGACCACCATGTCTATGTTGCAGAATTGGCTTCTTGTCCAAGAATTTCAAACACATGAGAACAACTTTAGATTATCAGACTTGATCCTTCCAGATGAAGTTCTTTCACCAAGGGGCTATGCACCCGAAAAGCTTTCTAATATCAATGATTTCAATTAATACAGGAATTATCATGTGCTTGTATGATGCATTCAATATCTGAACTGTGCATAAAATTACTAGTTTCACTGTGCTTTTCCCATTTGACCCCTCTGATTAGCACATAGTTTAGAACCACCAAAGTAGAAAAGTAATATCAAAACTGAAGCGACAGCTGCAGTTGTGAGCCAGTCAGTTTTCTCAATTCATTGAATCAGTGGGTTAAACTGTTGAGTGTATTGAGGCCCATCATGAAGCTCAAAGGATTTTGAAACCATGTGTCCACAGTAATTGGATTTATCTTTTGTTCCTCATGAAAATGATGAGTGAAATCATTGCTCAGATCCATTAATGGATTTTGTTGCTTCTTTTCCATTCCTCATTTATGCTGACTTAAATTGTCTTTAAAAGTGACAAATGACCCAGACATggattctctttcttctttcaccTTGTAGATACCCAATTCTAGTAAAAGTACTATTTTAAATCCATAAATATAGGATCTTTCTACAAGTTGGTGcaagattctctctctctctctctctaggtgGATGGGTGGGTTATGTGGGAAGTTTTCTCATCAGGTTCTCAAGTTCTTGCTGTACCCCTTTCCAGTGAATCCAATCACATAAGATCCTTCTAAACATGAAAGTGGGTAAATGAGAAATCCTTTAGCATCCAATGTTTTTCTCCTTCATAGTCTTTTGAATCTTGACCAAGGAAAGCGTGTGAAAAAGCTTCATGGTTATATCCTTGCGAAGAAAGTTTTGCATGATTTTAGGACTGCGAAGTCCATCCCAAGGAACGCCATACCACATCGAATTGGACAGTATTGGGCGTACTGTACCATATAGGTATGGGAGGTGTACCGACATTCGGTATGCTGAACCGGCCCCCATACTGGGCATACCAACATAATGACAAGTGGCACTGGTATGGGGCCTGGCACCAAAACGGCACACCTTGGTCCACCCTAAGTCTCTTCACTCCTTGAATCAAATCTTTACCTTTAGAAAGAACCAACAAAGCTAAGAAGCAGGAATGGAGGTAATAATGCTCTATTTTGAAACCATTAATTTACAAAGATGAAGTCTCTCGGCTCTTCTTCTTACCCTATAACTCGTTAGCTCTCATGCTATAACAAGGAGTTAAGCCTTAGTGGGATGTGGGATGTGGGATGTCCCATCATCCCAACTTTTGGCATGGGGAACATCCTAAATTTCAGAACAAAGCACCATCCTACGCGTTGGGACAGGATAAGGCTGCATGGTGACTAAGATGGGATGGTAGATCCATCATCTTGGGTATGTAATTGAATCATTGTGCTATCGTAATATCCGAAATGCTTGAAATGTGTCTAACTGCCTTCTTGATGCACTCTGGTATCCTTTTCTGCATTCTACAACTTCTAATTGTTCTAGCCATCTTCGGCTATCTAATTGCTTGATGTGCATAGACATATACACAGGGAGATGCCCATACACGCAAATATAGGCATACAAACAGGTTTGCTTACCGATATATGAACATAAGGGACAAATATGCCTGTTAAATTGTACATACAAAAAGACACATGGAAAAATAAGCATAATCACAGATATCTTAGAAGTTGGAAGACCTTCTCTCTCATAATATCGTATATACTTGGAACCTGTCTATCAGCAATTCCAATTGTGCTATCCTATCTGTCTATAACTCCTAATTCTTCTAACCACCTTTTTGCAATATCATCCCTtgacatgcatatacatatacatatgaaaGGGCCCATGCAGGCAGTGACATAGGCATACATGCAGACACATGTAAAGCACAAGTTTGCCTCAAAAGAATTTATGTAGTTAAAGACAGAATCATATTTATAGATCCAGAAACACATAGGTGCATAAGACATGGATGAACAGATGCATAGCCATCCACGCTTACATATATATTGTCTATGAGATGAACTAggaaagatctaagagaatatTATACACCATACATTTCATTCCCTTTTGCTTAGTTCAGTCAAGTTCTCGAATATTAGCAAAATGTGCCTTCTGTTCTTCAATGTTGTAGTAATTTTGATATATTGTAAATCAGATGGTTCACACCAAGTGGTTGGAGAAGAACTAAGGAGGATATCATTCTTGAGGTATTTCTTGTTTGCTTGCTGATTCAAGATTAGTCCTCCCAATGTGCAGGTTCTTTTATGCACTTTCTTAACTTAGATTTAGTTATCTTtccactgtaatttttttttatagtaattGTAGAAACTATTCTTAATTCTTTTGAGAGGTCATGCTTTCTCTATAAATTGTGAAATGAACTTCTCCTTTCTATGTTAAGCTTCTCTCCTGAAATCTGATGGTTTTATCCATACGTGGCTTGCTGGCTCATATCTTATTGTGAAGACCTATGTGTAAATGCTGCACATTTTCATTCTCAAGATCGTTGTTCCTATAAGTAACTAAATTATGTTTCTTATCTTTCTTATACCATATAATATCCTGGATCATTCTTTCCATTTCGTTGCTTTTTTGTATAATGTCACTTTAATCCATGCAACTTTATCCATATAACAGATTAAATTTATCATCTTGCATGTTGGATTCAGAGATTAGATGATTCTTCCCTTGCCAACAAAAAGATAAGTCAGTAAA
Above is a genomic segment from Elaeis guineensis isolate ETL-2024a chromosome 1, EG11, whole genome shotgun sequence containing:
- the LOC105032861 gene encoding uncharacterized protein isoform X3; translated protein: MAFARFSLIRRFSGASQRLLLPSISRCYPSFMNSGTEGFGRQSIMNSSCDISSILGWNSRDSIMLCSMKVPELMVYSKGTRSMSTMKVPAGARQVALKVTMLSPGFVYEPYKPRELIPFWKRWFTPSGWRRTKEDIILEMKNAYAISRLRKVTGYSKKLFYQDAIRLYKEINTLISDGNTSSLRKVVTEKMYSTLKNELKRRESMWSSIYWELVEPVVSIRTLRARMIALDKNDLDKAFIQLTIEFVTKQVLVKDIWVFERSLFHPGADWRLCARLSV